The DNA sequence tttgaaagagattgaGTTACTATTGACACATTCAGTGTGTAATTCTTGTTGGAACAATTTCCCATCTGACAAGCAAACTCATAAAAGCTGTCCAAGTAAATTTGACGTTTCCCATGTTTTAGTTCATCATGCATGCTCTACATTTGTTGTAATGCCCATTATTTATACCAGCGCTATAGGAATTTTTAACGACCACAAACCGAATGCATATTCATAATAATCAGTAGTCAGAAAATAACCTTTGTGTGATAAACCCTGAAATTCTCAGAGATATTCAGCGTTTTCCTCTTCTTTAAACACGACCAAGAATGGTAACAGATGGAATCAATCGAGAGTTTCAAATTAGATTGGCTACTTCAAAACTACTGGAATTAACCAACTACAATCAAACCCATAATTAGGGCattaattcttcttcaaatgaaaacgcAAACACGCTAACAGTTGATCAACAAGACCCTTCAAAAGTGAGACTTGAAAGCTTCAACATATGATGACCTTTCATAGCTCTTGAATGTTGCTTGTGGAAACCTGAGAATCAACGTTTCATTGGAACACATTTCAAATTGTGGGTTTGCTATTGTCATAGACTCCAAATACATTTCGGTTATTTACACGCTTACGTTTCTTTTTCCCAAATAAAACGTCGCTTGTCGTCATAAAATGGAGCTCCATTCTGATCTGTTAATAGTGCAGAGAGCCCAATCTGTTCTGGCTTTTCCCCGCTCTTCTTACGCACATGTGGCCATAGGAGAATGAAATAATATTGGATTCTTTGGCCACGatattttgaccttttgttGATACACCTTTTACCAAAACCATCCTAAGAATGAGCAATCGAACTCAACGGGATTTTGTGATTCTCGATGTTTAAGGATGAGCTTCAACGGGGTgttgttcccttttttcaaGAGAATGTGAAAACCAAGTGGAGGAGAATGAAATGGAAGTACGCTGTagaacatttttcaacatagCTGTTGTAAGGCCACGATGGGAGGAAAAAAGGGCTTAATGTCTCACATCAAACAGATGGTGGCAATATTTCTAGGGCTATAATGTTTTGACAAAGGACTGAGAACAAATTGAGTCATCCTTTGAGATAAAAGCTTGACGTCTTTTGGGATGATATTAGGCTACTCTATATACCGTATATTACCCAAAATGTAAAAGGATGGGGCTCAAGGGAGAGCTATCTATTTCTTAGGGAGAGGGTCAGTAAAGCTCTCAATTAGCCGCAATCACCATTGATCAAAAGGTCACGGTCGAATATGGTAAAGACTCCTTAAGCCTGACCTGGTTCTGTGCATtggaaagaagaaatggaGAAGGCCATCGAGCCCTCAAACCAGCGCTAAGCCTTTCTCAGTGGTTCTTCAATGACATTCATGATcccttcttttttcctttttcaggcCATTCTTTTATACAGCCTTCCTCTGTCTTTCATGTCGGTAGCATATTATTACATATGCAAGACACTTTGGAGACGAAATAACATTCCAGGAACGCAAGAAACGCCCACGGAGGGCCACAGCAGTCATATCAATGGGAGCACGTCCAGCTCAGTCAATCTTCTGACCAGGTAATCAACTCATTCATTATCCTCCTCTTTTATCTGTGAGTCGTCATGTCCAATTAGACGGCGGCAAAGAAAAGGCTGAGTAGGTCCATAATGATTAAGAGGTGCACTTATTTATCTGGGGCCTGGCCCCGTTTATTGACTCTGAAAATGGTATCAGCCATTGGGGGTCATTTGGCACATTGTTCCTTTGATCAACTGTGATCTAGACAATTCTTTGTGATACGTCAAGTGGAACTGAGCATCGTCTTGACACGATATCACTAAAGAGCCGAGACAAGCAAACAATCTCCTTCATTGAATGACTTGGGAGTTGGGACCAACTTGGAACAAGGATAAATTTTCTGGATCGAGTAGACATCTATCGACAGTTAGACAGTCCATACATCAGCGTACTTGAGACCGTTGCGACTACAGATTCTCCATTCCAAATATAGAACCCATTTTGCATTCAGGTCTGCCACGGTCCGGCTTTCCACGAATTCAAACTCGACAGGTGGGAACCCTTCCATGATTGCCGCACCCGAGACTCGACTCCATCATTGTACCAACCGAACCTTGGACAATCAACTCAAGACCAGGCGGAAAGTGGCCAAGATGTTGATTGTGGTCGTCGTCATGTTCAGTCTCAACATGTTTCCCGTCCACATGCTACCCATCGTTAACGTAATAGAAGCTCCTATTTTCTACTCACCACCTCTACTCCTCTAGGACACGTTCATGTTGTCATGACCAAAACAtgatttgcttttgcttttgcagTATTTCGTGGACAAAAACATGACCCAGGACAGTGAGGCCCACGAGAGAGTGACTCAGGTTCTCATGGCAGCAGGAATTGTCACACATTGCATGTGCTACTTCAATTCCGCCATTAACCCCATCATTTACTACTTCATGTCCGCCCAATTCAAGGTAAACAATGAGAGGTTTCGAGAGCATTATATATTCAGGGACTCGGAATAAAGTGAGAAAACTCAAgtttaaatcaaaatcaaggaaaCCGTTACAACTAAACCCTAAATGACAAGAAACCGTTGTTTAAACTTCTTGATCCGTAAACAGAATGATTCTCATAACCACCAAACACTCTCGTTCTCGTTTATAGGCTCAATATCGCCGGATCTTATCTTGCCGATGCACGGCCGATTCACCCAGTCCCAAAACTAATCACCGCAATCTTCTTCACCAACAAGACGGAGGGTCGAACGGCAATAATTGCCGCAGAGCGGGTTCTAGTCGAACGGAAGACCTGCCCAGCCGCCACCTTCGATCTCGTTCCTGCCTATCCGGCCCGACCAGAATAATGAAAGGGGAGAGCAGTTCGAACAATGTGGGCGCGGGAAATTTGTACGGATCGTCCACCCGGCGAGTCCTGAGGCACCCTAATTTCGGAGCCGAGCTCCAGATTCCCCGACCTAACGATAATATGTGCTGATGATTTATGTACTTGACGATGATTTGTATGGTGCCAAAAGCGATCAATATAAAAACATATTATTCTGTTCAACGATCAGCTTTGTTTTTGGAGGAGGTTTCAAGGGCTTTATCAACCGCAACAATGAATCCGCGGTACTataaaaatgaagaattaCAATTGGTCTAATGGTTTCGACGTAAGCTTTAtacgatatttggtctaccgaAGGTTTCTTGATGAATTCGTAATACAACAAAGTTATTGGTCAAGGTAACCaactttttgtacttttagTTCCTTGACCCATCATCTCAAACTAGATTTGTCTTGTTCCGATCAGATAACTGACTTTAAGTTCAACAATTTAGCCACTAGTTTAGAATAAAAGCACAACATAATTCAGACCGTTAAAACCCCAGTTCTTCGTTCTTATCTTATAAAAATGCATGCTCTTTCATTGCTATGTCTAAAGGGCTCGACCTTATTATAATCAACGTCtaaaaataacaacaactgTGGTCGCTCGGTGTAAGTAGCTTCCCAACGGGGGTTCTAACTAACTCCTTTCACTTTCATTCAGCCATCATTACCAGACTTTTATAAATTGGAACTCGCTAACGTGTTCCTTTGAAAGGTCCTTCCCCGTAACACTTGGAAATGAGGCTTCGATGAATGATAGATAGTACAGCAATTACCACCTGTGCTACCGTTCCAATTACCGGCAGCTCCAATGGATCCATGGAGGATGAGTTTTAAGCTacaaaaaaggtgaaataacAGGGCAGATCTAAAATGAATCACATATTCATCTCGACGGATGGATCAGGATGCTCCAGGTAGAGATGAAGTTCGAAACCTAATGCCAAC is a window from the Tigriopus californicus strain San Diego chromosome 2, Tcal_SD_v2.1, whole genome shotgun sequence genome containing:
- the LOC131893606 gene encoding orexin/Hypocretin receptor type 1-like isoform X2, giving the protein MSLADPVLYSYDEDPLGGFGGNDVDDYALSLDMNYSNVDGSLMGNHSLNCSLCLNELCLSAEDYAIYKSWVGVDTYEMVLISINLIVFLTGVIGNSLVFIAVTTTKSMQSVTNIFIVNLALADVLVMLFCAPPSIIWDVTNTWIFGSLMCRIVIYIQDTSVSVSVLTLTFIAYDRYHAICRPLQFSSKKTKAAGVIAGIWGISCMIGIPNAVTLHLVSPFKDLPCRDEDVLFDLSTCRPSWNEEFDVTFIILKAILLYSLPLSFMSVAYYYICKTLWRRNNIPGTQETPTEGHSSHINGSTSSSVNLLTRSATVRLSTNSNSTGGNPSMIAAPETRLHHCTNRTLDNQLKTRRKVAKMLIVVVVMFSLNMFPVHMLPIVNYFVDKNMTQDSEAHERVTQVLMAAGIVTHCMCYFNSAINPIIYYFMSAQFKAQYRRILSCRCTADSPSPKTNHRNLLHQQDGGSNGNNCRRAGSSRTEDLPSRHLRSRSCLSGPTRIMKGESSSNNVGAGNLYGSSTRRVLRHPNFGAELQIPRPNDNMC
- the LOC131893606 gene encoding orexin/Hypocretin receptor type 1-like isoform X1; this encodes MSLADPVLYSYDEDPLGGFGGNDVDDYALSLDMNYSNVDGSLMGNHSLNCSLCLNELCLSAEDYAIYKSWVGVDTYEMVLISINLIVFLTGVIGNSLVFIAVTTTKSMQSVTNIFIVNLALADVLVMLFCAPPSIIWDVTNTWIFGSLMCRIVIYIQDTSVSVSVLTLTFIAYDRYHAICRPLQFSSKKTKAAGVIAGIWGISCMIGIPNAVTLHLVSPFKDLPCRDEDVLFDLSTCRPSWNEEFDVTFIILKAILLYSLPLSFMSVAYYYICKTLWRRNNIPGTQETPTEGHSSHINGSTSSSVNLLTRTHFAFRSATVRLSTNSNSTGGNPSMIAAPETRLHHCTNRTLDNQLKTRRKVAKMLIVVVVMFSLNMFPVHMLPIVNYFVDKNMTQDSEAHERVTQVLMAAGIVTHCMCYFNSAINPIIYYFMSAQFKAQYRRILSCRCTADSPSPKTNHRNLLHQQDGGSNGNNCRRAGSSRTEDLPSRHLRSRSCLSGPTRIMKGESSSNNVGAGNLYGSSTRRVLRHPNFGAELQIPRPNDNMC